TCGATCTGCATTTCGTCACGCAGCTTGGCGTCGAGATTCGACAACGGTTCGTCGAACAAAAGGATATTCGGCTGCGGCGCGATGGCGCGTGCCATTGAAACACGCTGCTGTTGTCCGCCGGAAAGCTGGCGGGGATAACGGTCGCCGTAGCCGCCAAGCCGGACCATGTCCAGCGCAGCATTGACGCGCTCTGTCAGATTGGCACCGGATTCCCCCTTGCGGCGAAGGCCGAAGGCCACGTTCTCGAACACGGTCATATGCGGGAACAGGGCGTATGACTGAAAGACCAGCCCGACATTGCGCTTGTTCGGCGGCAGGCGCGTAACGTCGCGATCGCCGATCATCACATGGCCCTCGCTGGGGTCGAGAAGCCCGGCAACCATCCGCAGAATGGTGGTCTTGCCACAACCGGACGGCCCCAGCAGAGAGACGAACTCCCCCTCGGCAATCTCGAACGAGGCGTTCTTGACGACTTCGATCTTGCCGTAGCGCTTGACGATATTCTGCAGTGTAAGCTTGCTCATCCCGTCCCCTTGAAAGGCTGACTGAAACGGCCCCGGATGGTGTCCGGGGCCGCAAAGGTATCAGCGCAGGACTTCACGCTGCCAGCGGCGCGTCCAGTCCGGCATGACGACGGCCATGTCCGCGGGATCAAGAAACAGCATCTGTTCCGTCTGTTCCGGGCTGGGAAGCAGGTCGGACAGATCATCGGACAGCTCGACCTTGCGGTTCACAGCGCCGATCACCTGCGCTTCAGAGAAGCATTTCTGCGCCTCGACGGACAGGATCGTGTCGACAAGCGTCATCGCCAGATCGGCGTTCGGCGCGCCTTTCGGGATCGAGATGGTCGGCCGAATACCGACCGCGCCCTCTTCCGGATAGGCGACGGCAAGCGGAAGACCGCCCTTGATGGCCACGCCCGCACGGTCCGGATACCACACGGCAAGATCAATCTCGCCCCGCTCAAACAGGGACACGACCTGATCGGCCTGCGTGTGCAGAAGAACCGCAGATTTCGCCAGCGGCGCTATTTTCTCAAGGCCGGGCGTCGGGTCTTCCAGCGTACCGCCCTCCATCTCGTTCACGGCGGCCAGGAACTGCCAGCCAGCGGTTGCCGAGACATCCCCGATGGTGACGCGCCCCTCATATTTCGGATCAAACAGATCATTCCAGGAGGTCGGCGCTTCGGAGACGGTATCCTTGTTATAGACGATCGTCGTCGCGCCCAGCATGGCAGCGACATAGGCGTCATCCTTACCCCATGCGCCGTCGATGATGTCTGGCGCATTGCTCAGCTTGCTGCGGTCCAGCGGAATCAGCAGTCCCTCATTCGCCATCTGCACGGCGAACGCATCGTCAGCGAAAACCAGATCCATATCGGACTGCCCCGCCGTCGCGCGCACCGATGCCGCGTGCTGGGCCGAACTGGCAGGCTTCAGGATCACCGACGCCCCGGTCGCCTCGGTAAAGGGCGCGATATAGCAGGTCTGCACGTTATCTGCGAATGAACCACCGAACGCGCCGACAACAAGTTCCTGCGCCAGTGCGCCGGTCGCGGTTCCTGCGACAGTGATCGCTGCGGTCATCGCGAAAGCGAATTTCTTGGACAAAACATACCTCCCAGTTCGTTAATGTCCCCGCGAGCCTGAAACGCTGCGGTTGGTCAATCTTTGCATATAGCTTTTGAAAAAGATACTAAAAAGATATAAAACAGATGCACCTGTCGCGCGGATCGGTGCAAGATTACGGGAATGCTCAGCGTTTCGAAGGCGTGAAATTGGACGAAAAAACGAACCACTATCTGAAGAACGACCGGATCGGACGAGGACTGAAGATGTGGCATCGCGAGATGCCGCAGATCGACAGCAGCGGAAAAGCCGTGGTCGGACGCGTCCTCCACCTGCACCAGCTTATAGAAGAAAAGATCAACCGTAACCTGTCGCGATTCGGTCTGAAATATCCCAGCTACGCGATACTTGCGACAATCCGCGTCAGCGGCGCACCCTACCGGATGACGCCCGGAGAGTTGCTGTCATCAATCGTCCTGTCCTCCGGCGGTCTGTCGAATTTACTGCGCAAGCTGGAAGCGGAAGGCTATGTGCAGCGCAGCGGCGCAGAAGGCGACGGTCGCAGCGTGATTGTCCAGCTGACCGAAAAAGGCGTTTCCCTCGCCGAACGCGCAATGGCCGCCCATGCGGAACTGGAACTTGAGATCATCGCCACGCTGTCAACCGAAGAGCGTGACGACCTGGCGCAGCTTCTCAGCGGTCTTGTCGCGGCCAATAATCTGGGCTGATGGAATGGGCAGACCGCGGAACGCGATAAACCTCGACGATATAGAGCTTTCCGCACGCCGCTACCTGCCGGGTTTTCTGTATGATTTCATTGCCGGGGGCGTCGACGGCGAAGCCGGGCTTGCGCGCAATCGGCAGGCTTTCGAACGCTACCGGCTTCTGCCGCGTTACCTTCGCGATGTGTCGAAACGCAGTCTTGAGACACAGCTTTTCGGACGGCGATATTCAATGCCCTTCGGCATCTCCCCGACCGGCCCGGCACAGATTTTCCGACGCGACGCCGACCGCTTTCTCGCAGCGGCGGCGCGGGAGGCAGATATTCCGTTCGCGCTGTCGGGTGCCGCTGGCGCCTCGCTTGAGGATATCGCCCGGATCGCACCGGACCATGCGTGGTTCCAGCTTTATCCGGCGCGCGACCGGTCCATCACTCACGACCAAATCCGCCGTGCCCGCGACGCCGGGATTGCAGCCCTCGTCCTGACCGTGGACACGCCGGTCACACCCAAACGGGAGCGCCATCTCCGCAACGGGATTTCGGTTCCGTTCCGCCCGAAACCGTCACACTGGCCCCGGCTGGCCCGCGAAGTCCTGAACCATCCCGCCTGGTTCCTCCGCTTTCTCAGCAGTGGCGGCATCGAAACCATGAACAATTGGCGGCAATACGCAGCCGAGAACGCGACGCCCTCAGAAGTTATGGCATTCTTCTTCGATCAGGCGTTCGTCCCGGGAAAGACAGGCACGCTTGTCTGGCGCGATGTGGAGGACATCCGTAGCCGCTGGCCGGGTCCGCTGATCGTGAAGGGCATCTTGCACCCCGCAGACGCACGACGCGCCGTCGACACCGGCGCAGATGCCGTCATGCTGTCAAATCACGGCGGTAAGGCGCTGGACGAAGCGCCAGCCCCCATCGAAATGCTGCCCCGGATAAGGGCAGAGGTCGGGGCAGAGATCCCGCTTCTCGTCGACAGCGGCGTGCGGCGCGGATCGGACATCATCAAGGCCCTGTGCCTCGGCGCGGATTTTGTCTTCGCCGGACGCCCGACCCTCTACGGCGTCGCCGCGGACGGTCAGGACGGCGCGCGCAAGGTTCTGTCGATCCTGCGGCAGGAAACCGATCTGGTCATGGCCGGAATCGGCTGTGCCCGGATAGCGGAACTGGGACCAGAGTTTCTGGAGGAGAAGACGGGATGCTGACAAGACGGCTCGGCCGGTCCGATCTCATGGTGCCGCCGGTTGTGTTCGGCGGCAACGTGCTTGGCTGGACCGTGGACGCGCAGAAGAGCTTCCGGCTGCTGGACGGCCTGATCGACCGGGGCCTCAACATGATCGACACGGCCGATGTCTATTCCAACTGGGCAGAAGGCCATGAAGGCGGCGAATCCGAAGCATTGATCGGCGACTGGCTGTCGATGCGTGGCGGGCGCGACCGGGTCATCGTCGCGACCAAGGGCGGGATGCGAATGGGCGAAGGACGCGAGGGGCTTTCCGCGCGCTGGCTTACGCAGGCCGTGGACGATTCGCTGCGCCGCCTGAAGACCGATTACATCGATCTCTACCAGCTTCATCAGCCCGACGATAAGACGCCGACCGAAGAAACCGTGCAGGTCATGGCCCGGCTGATCGACGCCGGGAAAATCCGCTTTTTCGGCGTTTCAAACTTCAGCGCTGCCCAGATCAGCGACCTGCTGCGCGTGAGCCATGATCTGGGACTGCCAAGGCCGGAAAGCGTTCAGCCGGAATTCAATCTGATCGCGCGCAATGAGTTCGAAGGTACGTTGGCCGAATTGTGCCAGCGCGAAAAGCTGGGGGCCATCAGCTATTTCGCACTCGCCGCCGGGTTTCTCAGCGGCAAATACAGAAGCCAGGCCGATCTGAAAGGTGCGCGCTCGGCCCGCGTCGCCTCGTTCATGAACGAACGGAATTTGCGCATCCTGCAAAAGCTGATCGCCGTGGCGGAGGCAGAAGGGATCTCCCCCGCAGCAGCCGCGATTGCGTGGATCAGGACGCAGCCCGCGATTACCGCGCCTATCGCCAGCGCGACCAGCATGGCGCAGCTTGATGAAATCGTGATCGCCGCGCGCCACGAACTCGACCCGCAGTCACTTTCGATCCTCAACCGCAGCGACGCGCCCTGACGCTTCGGGCGCAGCGTGGCCACGCGCCGCAGCCGGTCAGCCAGATCAAACCGCCGCAGCGGTTTTCGTCGCAGCCACCTTCCGCAGGAAGGCCGCCATATCGTCAAGGTCGCGACAGGCGCCGACGCCAAGCTGGTTGATCTCTTCGGTCACGTCGACCGGAAGGCCGGAATTGGAATCCTTCGGCACCTCGTTCAGGCGTCCGCCCACCATGACCGGCAGGTCAACCCCCTGAGCTTCGGTTTCCTTCAGAACCGCGCGCGAATAGCCAAGTGCGACGCCGTTATAGGTGCTGAATGCAATCACATCGGCCCGGCCCTCGATCGCGCGCGCGACCAGCTTCTCCGCGTCGATCGCGACACCCGCATCGACAATCTCGGCACCCAGCCCGATCAGCGCCTGTTCGACGAGATACTTGCCATGTTCATGAACATCCGTCGTTCCGATGCACACGCGAAGCGGCGCGGCAAGCCGGTCCTGCCCGGCCACCCAGGCCTCGGCCTTGTGGTTAAGTTCGCGCGCCCACTCCGCATGAATGAGCGGGACACGCCCACGCGGTCCCTCGGCTCCGGGACCGAACAGCGCCTCCATCCGCTTCGGACCCATCCGCCGGATCGCCAGCATCAGGGCCGCCGGATCATCCGCCGGAACGCCGCGATCTGCCAGCCCCCGAAGCGCCGTCTGCGCAAAGCGCCGCCCCCCGGCCACCAGTTCATCGGCCATCGCGGTCACCTTGCCCCAGTCGAGCAGCGTGTCATAGAACGGCGAATGCTGGGCCAGCCGATGCGCGAATATCTGGGCATCGATGATTTCATCGACATCCGGTATCCGCTGGTTTTCGGTCACCGGAACCGGGTTGACGGCATGACCAAGCGGCCAGCGCCCGAGCGCGAGCGTATCCGCCAGCAAATAGCTGGCAAGGCTCGCATAATTTCCCGCAGCCGTTGACTGATAGGAAACGGTGTTGCCGAAAATCATCGTGCCGGGCGTATCGGACACCTGCGCCAGTGCGGCATGGAATGCGGCGCGCGACAACGGATCGCTGAAGTGATGCCCATAGCAATGGCTAAGCCGCGCGCCGATCAGGTCTTCGACGATATGTTTCTCGATCAGCACCATCCCAAGCGCACATGCCATGTCGATGAACAGGCCCGCAAAGCCGTCATCGAGGTTGGAATGGACGAGTATCTCCGCCTCCTGCCCGGCAATCACCCCAAGCGCCGTGACCGTCGCCTCGGTCGTGGCAACGTCGTCGTCCCAATAGGGCAAGCGAAACGTGAAATACTGGCCCAGATTGCCAAGCGAAGACGCACCTGCCGCCAGCGCTGCACAGGTA
The genomic region above belongs to Paracoccus sp. SCSIO 75233 and contains:
- a CDS encoding MarR family winged helix-turn-helix transcriptional regulator, which gives rise to MHLSRGSVQDYGNAQRFEGVKLDEKTNHYLKNDRIGRGLKMWHREMPQIDSSGKAVVGRVLHLHQLIEEKINRNLSRFGLKYPSYAILATIRVSGAPYRMTPGELLSSIVLSSGGLSNLLRKLEAEGYVQRSGAEGDGRSVIVQLTEKGVSLAERAMAAHAELELEIIATLSTEERDDLAQLLSGLVAANNLG
- a CDS encoding alpha-hydroxy acid oxidase → MGRPRNAINLDDIELSARRYLPGFLYDFIAGGVDGEAGLARNRQAFERYRLLPRYLRDVSKRSLETQLFGRRYSMPFGISPTGPAQIFRRDADRFLAAAAREADIPFALSGAAGASLEDIARIAPDHAWFQLYPARDRSITHDQIRRARDAGIAALVLTVDTPVTPKRERHLRNGISVPFRPKPSHWPRLAREVLNHPAWFLRFLSSGGIETMNNWRQYAAENATPSEVMAFFFDQAFVPGKTGTLVWRDVEDIRSRWPGPLIVKGILHPADARRAVDTGADAVMLSNHGGKALDEAPAPIEMLPRIRAEVGAEIPLLVDSGVRRGSDIIKALCLGADFVFAGRPTLYGVAADGQDGARKVLSILRQETDLVMAGIGCARIAELGPEFLEEKTGC
- a CDS encoding ABC transporter substrate-binding protein codes for the protein MSKKFAFAMTAAITVAGTATGALAQELVVGAFGGSFADNVQTCYIAPFTEATGASVILKPASSAQHAASVRATAGQSDMDLVFADDAFAVQMANEGLLIPLDRSKLSNAPDIIDGAWGKDDAYVAAMLGATTIVYNKDTVSEAPTSWNDLFDPKYEGRVTIGDVSATAGWQFLAAVNEMEGGTLEDPTPGLEKIAPLAKSAVLLHTQADQVVSLFERGEIDLAVWYPDRAGVAIKGGLPLAVAYPEEGAVGIRPTISIPKGAPNADLAMTLVDTILSVEAQKCFSEAQVIGAVNRKVELSDDLSDLLPSPEQTEQMLFLDPADMAVVMPDWTRRWQREVLR
- a CDS encoding cobalamin-dependent protein (Presence of a B(12) (cobalamin)-binding domain implies dependence on cobalamin itself, in one of its several forms, or in some unusual lineages, dependence on a cobalamin-like analog.), with product MPDVSPDSRILIDPALTPGRDLLAAGRKLARGWSFGSCPFLTEQGVASEAEYKRRVSGTGRIMQHAHIGFRNVDRTISAIGEVHEKCRQEGVTVDRFGITLDWSMGYPKERRDSAMRGTGIVLNAPEDFARITHAAPAASHFGDFMLGLPGAVENTCAALAAGASSLGNLGQYFTFRLPYWDDDVATTEATVTALGVIAGQEAEILVHSNLDDGFAGLFIDMACALGMVLIEKHIVEDLIGARLSHCYGHHFSDPLSRAAFHAALAQVSDTPGTMIFGNTVSYQSTAAGNYASLASYLLADTLALGRWPLGHAVNPVPVTENQRIPDVDEIIDAQIFAHRLAQHSPFYDTLLDWGKVTAMADELVAGGRRFAQTALRGLADRGVPADDPAALMLAIRRMGPKRMEALFGPGAEGPRGRVPLIHAEWARELNHKAEAWVAGQDRLAAPLRVCIGTTDVHEHGKYLVEQALIGLGAEIVDAGVAIDAEKLVARAIEGRADVIAFSTYNGVALGYSRAVLKETEAQGVDLPVMVGGRLNEVPKDSNSGLPVDVTEEINQLGVGACRDLDDMAAFLRKVAATKTAAAV
- a CDS encoding aldo/keto reductase, coding for MLTRRLGRSDLMVPPVVFGGNVLGWTVDAQKSFRLLDGLIDRGLNMIDTADVYSNWAEGHEGGESEALIGDWLSMRGGRDRVIVATKGGMRMGEGREGLSARWLTQAVDDSLRRLKTDYIDLYQLHQPDDKTPTEETVQVMARLIDAGKIRFFGVSNFSAAQISDLLRVSHDLGLPRPESVQPEFNLIARNEFEGTLAELCQREKLGAISYFALAAGFLSGKYRSQADLKGARSARVASFMNERNLRILQKLIAVAEAEGISPAAAAIAWIRTQPAITAPIASATSMAQLDEIVIAARHELDPQSLSILNRSDAP